The stretch of DNA CTCCTGGTCGTCGTCGCCCAGCAGACCGCCCAGCAGCGGGTCGGTGACGGTGCCGAGGCCCTTGCGCGGCGTCGCGGTGGGCGACGGCGCGGGCACGGTCGGCACCTGCACGAGCGGCGGAGTGGTGGACGGGGTGATCGTCGACGGAGCGGCGGAGCCACCAGTCGTCGACGGCGACGGCGCGGCGGAGGAGCGGCCGGCCGAGGCCTCGCGTCGCGACCCCGAGCCGGAGTCGGCCGGGGCGAGCACCGAGCGGACGACGCCGACCAGCGAGCCGAGGTCGGCGGTGCCGCAGCTGGCGCAGAGCCGGCCGGCCTGTCCGGCGAGGTCGGTGACCGCAGCGGCCGCAGCGGAGAACGACTCCGACGCGTCGGCGGGCACGTCGGCGGCGATGGTCGTGAGGTCGACCGCGGACGCGGCGGCGAAGTCGTTGACGGTCTCGATGGAGGCCGTCGAGCCGTCGGTGTCGTAGGCGTCGAACAGCGAGGCCGAGCCCTGCTCGGCCTGCGTGCTGAACTCGTCGAGCAGGGCGGGCACCTGCCCGCGCGCAGCGGGCGAGCCGTCGGCGATCACGGCGCGGACCTCGCGCAGCCGCTCGGTCGCGAGCTCGAGGCGCTGGGTGCCGCGCGCCTCGTCGGAGCGGTGCAGGGCGAGCTCGACGTCCTCGACCGTCCGCTTGACCGGGTAGAGCACGTCGCCCGGGAGGGCCGAGGCGCTGCCGGCCACGAGGCCGACGACGCCGAGGGACGACACGGCTGCGACCGCTGCGGTGGCGAGCCGGCGCCGTGCACGCGACGGGGCGGCGGCCGGTGCGCCGGCAGCCGCGTCGGCGGTGCGACGGGAGGCGCCAGGAGCAGGGACGAGGACGGTCTGGCCCTCGGTCATCAGACGCTCGCGCAGCGCCGAGGCGAACTCGGGGCGGGGTGCGACGGTGGCCGACGCGCGCAGGGTCTGCGCGGTGCGGACGAGCTCGGCGACCTGGCCCGTGCCGTGCGCACCGGACTCCCACGCGTCGTGGAAGTCCTGGGCGTCGTCGCGGCCCGGTCGGCGGATCATCGCGTCGTCCTGTCTGTGGTCGTGGTGGTACGAGGTCCAACGACCATGAAGACGTGCGGGTTACGGGAACGTGACGCGGTGCGCGCGAGGAATCTCGGACTCATCGTGCGTCCTCGGGCATCTTCTTCGCGAGGTTGCGCACGGCGCGCAGCTGCAGCTGCTTGA from Aeromicrobium erythreum encodes:
- a CDS encoding DUF5667 domain-containing protein, whose protein sequence is MIRRPGRDDAQDFHDAWESGAHGTGQVAELVRTAQTLRASATVAPRPEFASALRERLMTEGQTVLVPAPGASRRTADAAAGAPAAAPSRARRRLATAAVAAVSSLGVVGLVAGSASALPGDVLYPVKRTVEDVELALHRSDEARGTQRLELATERLREVRAVIADGSPAARGQVPALLDEFSTQAEQGSASLFDAYDTDGSTASIETVNDFAAASAVDLTTIAADVPADASESFSAAAAAVTDLAGQAGRLCASCGTADLGSLVGVVRSVLAPADSGSGSRREASAGRSSAAPSPSTTGGSAAPSTITPSTTPPLVQVPTVPAPSPTATPRKGLGTVTDPLLGGLLGDDDQEGLVPGLLGGLLGPKK